A region of Gemmatimonadaceae bacterium DNA encodes the following proteins:
- the fliW gene encoding flagellar assembly protein FliW — MTDAPEAAAMDTTDTVTIAHAAGTLTVPSQSVVHLSEALWGFPDRLDYALLPGARQGLWWFMSTGEPQVSFVLADPFVVNPGYVVDLGDLEKSMLGITDPTDVLALIMLALPATPQDTVTGNFRAPIVINLRTRRAMQIISRDDAHGMREPVDLTKFPRDDDAGVAFA, encoded by the coding sequence ATGACTGACGCTCCTGAAGCGGCGGCGATGGACACGACCGACACGGTCACGATCGCGCACGCCGCCGGCACCCTGACCGTCCCCAGCCAGTCGGTGGTGCATCTCTCCGAGGCGCTGTGGGGGTTCCCCGATCGACTCGACTACGCCTTGCTCCCCGGCGCCCGCCAGGGGTTGTGGTGGTTCATGTCGACCGGTGAGCCGCAGGTCAGCTTCGTGCTGGCCGATCCGTTCGTGGTGAATCCCGGCTACGTCGTGGATCTCGGCGATCTGGAAAAGAGCATGCTCGGGATCACCGATCCGACGGACGTCCTCGCCCTGATCATGCTGGCGCTGCCGGCCACGCCGCAGGACACGGTGACGGGCAATTTCCGGGCGCCGATCGTCATCAACCTGCGCACCCGTCGCGCCATGCAGATCATCAGCCGCGACGACGCGCATGGCATGCGGGAGCCGGTCGATCTCACGAAGTTTCCCCGCGACGACGACGCCGGCGTGGCGTTTGCCTGA
- the fliF gene encoding flagellar M-ring protein FliF — MNSLMDTLMGRLGSGRQIAIIAVAIITTGLVFGISQWATEPNWVPLFADIPVEKVKTMTDKLTEAGIKFELDNGGTTINVASADVAKARVNLAAGEIPGSGRPGMELFDGQNWGWTDFTQKVNYTRALEGELERTIGKMQDVKSAKVHLAIEDEQLFKQNQRPSKASVTLAMTTGQPPRAEMVRGIASMVANAVGGLDAQHVAVIDERGFALTMDDDGSSVGLSSRQLSVQKEVESYMQQKADALLSSLVGPGNARVQVSAAINFDKVERTVQAVDPEKQALASEQKAEVVPGTPQQGAGYSTVANAYENSKSVESFSGAIGNVKKLTVAVLVADKVTMPALDSTKKNAAPVAPTVTPRTPEELARIEALVRNAVGVDSTRGDVITVQSAEFDRPAPIAAKADTAVIAAGFVEKLQANPKPIVAIAGLVVVLIIGLVSVILLRPKKSKSGGPDALSAPTGYPELPASTQMQNAMQAALESGMSPEDQAAYQTQLIEEQRRAIILPPQKTTPEREQAIATVDQRPDAAIRVSRAWLRQ, encoded by the coding sequence ATGAACTCGTTGATGGATACGCTGATGGGTCGCCTCGGGAGCGGCCGGCAGATCGCGATCATCGCGGTCGCCATCATCACCACGGGCCTGGTCTTCGGCATCTCGCAGTGGGCGACCGAGCCCAACTGGGTGCCGCTCTTCGCCGATATCCCGGTGGAGAAGGTCAAGACCATGACCGACAAGCTCACCGAAGCCGGCATCAAGTTCGAGCTCGACAACGGTGGCACGACGATCAACGTCGCGAGCGCGGACGTGGCGAAGGCGCGCGTGAACCTCGCCGCCGGCGAGATCCCCGGCAGTGGCCGCCCCGGCATGGAACTGTTCGACGGGCAGAACTGGGGCTGGACCGACTTCACGCAGAAGGTGAACTACACCCGCGCCCTCGAAGGGGAGCTCGAGCGCACGATCGGCAAGATGCAGGACGTGAAGAGCGCGAAGGTCCACCTCGCCATCGAAGACGAACAGCTCTTCAAGCAGAACCAGCGCCCCTCCAAGGCGAGCGTCACGCTCGCGATGACCACCGGCCAGCCGCCGCGTGCCGAAATGGTGCGCGGCATCGCCAGCATGGTCGCCAACGCGGTGGGCGGCCTTGACGCGCAGCACGTGGCGGTGATCGACGAGCGCGGCTTCGCCCTCACGATGGATGACGACGGCTCGTCGGTGGGTCTCAGCAGCCGCCAGCTGTCGGTGCAGAAGGAAGTCGAGAGCTACATGCAGCAGAAGGCCGATGCACTCCTCTCGAGCCTGGTCGGCCCGGGGAACGCCCGCGTGCAGGTCTCGGCGGCGATCAACTTCGACAAGGTCGAGCGCACGGTGCAGGCGGTCGATCCCGAGAAGCAGGCGCTCGCCAGCGAACAGAAGGCCGAAGTCGTGCCGGGCACGCCGCAGCAGGGCGCGGGCTACAGCACGGTCGCGAACGCCTACGAGAACTCCAAGAGCGTCGAAAGCTTCAGCGGTGCCATCGGCAACGTGAAGAAGCTCACCGTCGCCGTGCTCGTCGCCGACAAGGTCACGATGCCGGCGCTCGACAGCACGAAGAAGAATGCCGCGCCGGTCGCGCCGACCGTCACGCCGCGCACGCCGGAAGAGCTCGCGCGGATCGAGGCGCTGGTGCGCAACGCCGTCGGCGTCGACTCGACGCGCGGCGATGTGATCACCGTGCAGAGCGCCGAGTTCGATCGCCCCGCCCCGATCGCGGCCAAGGCCGATACCGCGGTCATTGCCGCCGGCTTCGTCGAGAAGCTGCAGGCCAATCCGAAGCCGATCGTCGCGATCGCCGGTCTCGTCGTGGTGCTGATCATCGGCCTCGTGTCGGTGATTCTCCTCCGCCCCAAAAAGAGCAAAAGCGGCGGCCCGGACGCGCTGAGTGCGCCGACGGGCTACCCCGAGCTCCCCGCTAGCACGCAGATGCAGAATGCCATGCAGGCGGCCCTGGAGTCCGGCATGTCGCCCGAAGATCAGGCGGCGTATCAGACGCAGCTCATCGAAGAGCAGCGCCGCGCCATCATCCTGCCGCCGCAGAAGACGACGCCCGAACGCGAGCAGGCCATCGCGACGGTCGATCAACGTCCTGACGCGGCCATCCGTGTGTCCCGCGCCTGGCTGCGGCAGTGA
- a CDS encoding sigma-54 dependent transcriptional regulator — MATILYVDDEPAVGLILEDTLAQAGHTPVGARSVPEALQVLERGGVDLIISDYRMPGLTGLEFIQLLTREGYDIPLIMLTGHASIEHAVASIKAGAIDYITKPVRPQQLELAVDQALEFVRLRRENETLRKEVMQFRNERQIIGDSAAIRRILQTVSMAAPTRATVLLQGESGTGKELFARAIHDQSERRDKPFIKLNCAALPEGLVESALFGHEKGAFTGAIKRVEGAFERANRGTLLLDEISEMRLDLQAKLLRVLQEQEFERVGGTSPIKVDVRIVATTNRDLAMEADHGTFRQDLYYRLSTIPVMIPPLRERPEDIPLLALRFAMRTAAEIGKKIEGLSPDALEALQNYPWPGNIRELQHVIERAVILTPDPIIQPHCLEGTRFGLAHSLGAPNMRPRTIGTPGAVPAIAVSGAAAAPATAGSGNGIALNSLNVADAERVLIQHALQAADNNRTKAAELLGISVRTLRNKLNGPGKGDDGDD, encoded by the coding sequence ATGGCCACCATCCTGTACGTCGACGACGAACCCGCCGTCGGCTTGATCCTTGAGGACACCCTCGCCCAGGCCGGCCACACGCCGGTCGGGGCGCGCAGCGTCCCGGAGGCATTACAGGTTCTGGAACGCGGTGGCGTCGATCTGATCATCTCGGACTATCGGATGCCCGGGCTGACGGGGCTGGAGTTCATCCAGCTGCTGACGCGCGAGGGGTACGACATTCCGCTCATCATGCTGACGGGGCACGCCAGCATCGAGCACGCCGTCGCCAGCATCAAGGCCGGCGCGATCGACTACATCACGAAGCCGGTCCGTCCGCAGCAGCTGGAGCTGGCGGTTGATCAGGCGCTCGAATTCGTCCGCCTGCGCCGCGAGAACGAGACGCTCCGCAAGGAGGTCATGCAGTTCCGCAACGAGCGCCAGATCATCGGCGACTCGGCCGCCATCCGGCGCATCCTGCAGACGGTGTCCATGGCGGCCCCCACCCGGGCGACGGTGCTGCTCCAGGGCGAATCGGGCACCGGTAAGGAGCTGTTCGCGCGCGCCATTCACGACCAGAGCGAGCGACGCGACAAGCCGTTCATCAAGCTCAATTGCGCCGCGCTCCCCGAAGGGCTGGTCGAGTCGGCGCTGTTCGGTCATGAAAAGGGCGCCTTCACCGGCGCCATCAAGCGGGTCGAAGGCGCGTTCGAGCGGGCCAACCGCGGCACGCTGCTGCTCGATGAAATCTCCGAAATGCGCCTCGACCTGCAGGCCAAGCTGCTGCGCGTCCTGCAGGAGCAGGAGTTCGAGCGGGTCGGCGGCACCTCCCCCATCAAGGTGGATGTGCGCATCGTGGCGACCACGAACCGCGACCTGGCCATGGAGGCGGACCACGGGACGTTCCGACAGGACCTCTACTATAGACTGTCCACGATCCCGGTCATGATTCCGCCGCTGCGGGAGCGTCCGGAGGACATCCCGCTGCTGGCGCTCCGCTTTGCGATGCGCACGGCCGCCGAGATCGGCAAAAAGATCGAGGGGCTCTCGCCCGACGCCCTCGAGGCCCTGCAGAACTACCCGTGGCCCGGCAACATCCGCGAGCTGCAGCATGTGATCGAGCGCGCGGTCATTCTTACGCCGGACCCGATCATCCAGCCCCACTGCCTCGAAGGCACCCGCTTCGGTCTCGCCCACTCCCTGGGCGCCCCGAACATGCGTCCGCGCACGATCGGCACCCCGGGCGCCGTGCCGGCCATCGCCGTTTCCGGTGCCGCCGCCGCCCCCGCCACGGCCGGCTCCGGCAACGGGATCGCCTTGAACTCCCTGAACGTGGCCGACGCCGAGCGGGTGCTGATCCAGCATGCGCTCCAGGCCGCGGACAACAATAGAACGAAAGCCGCCGAGCTCCTGGGCATTTCGGTGCGCACGCTGCGCAACAAGCTCAATGGGCCGGGTAAGGGCGACGACGGCGACGACTGA
- a CDS encoding FliI/YscN family ATPase, with product MAAPAFELSPVDLLAERLGADRFGSYGRVTRVVGLVVEAVGLDVGLGSLCRITSHSRDRSVLAEVVGFNERSVLLMPLGELDGLHAGSSVQPLGRTFGVDVGPGLLGRVLNGLGHPIDGKGKLDTVERVSLSAEPPNPLLRETIDRPMETGVRAIDGLLTIGRGQRVGIFAGSGVGKSTMLGMIARHAQADVNVIALLGERGREVREFLENSLGEEGLARSVVIVATGDQAALVRARGALVATAIAEYFRDQGKQVLLMVDSVTRVAMAWREIGLATGEPPTTKGYPPSVFANLPRLLERAGNGERGGITGIYTVLVDGDDFNEPVADATRSILDGHIVLTRRLAAQNHFPAIDVLDSKSRVKDHITNEAQRKSGSAMLRLEAAYREKEDLIMVGAYQKGSDPYVDAAITYRHKVLEFLQQRPDEISHYGDTYQQLTQIAEQIELAVRRRA from the coding sequence ATGGCCGCGCCCGCCTTCGAACTCTCGCCGGTGGATCTCCTCGCCGAGCGTCTGGGCGCCGATCGCTTCGGCTCCTACGGCCGCGTCACGCGCGTCGTCGGTCTCGTCGTGGAAGCGGTCGGTCTCGATGTGGGCCTCGGCTCGCTATGCCGGATCACCTCCCACTCGCGCGATCGCTCCGTGCTCGCCGAAGTGGTAGGGTTCAATGAGCGCAGTGTTCTGCTCATGCCGCTGGGTGAACTCGATGGCCTCCATGCCGGCTCGAGCGTGCAGCCCCTGGGCCGCACCTTCGGCGTGGACGTGGGCCCCGGCCTCCTTGGCCGCGTGCTCAACGGCCTGGGCCACCCGATCGACGGCAAGGGCAAGCTCGACACCGTCGAGCGCGTCTCGCTCTCGGCCGAGCCGCCCAATCCGCTGCTCCGCGAAACGATCGATCGCCCGATGGAAACGGGTGTGCGCGCCATCGATGGCCTGCTCACGATCGGCCGCGGTCAGCGTGTCGGTATCTTCGCCGGCTCCGGCGTCGGAAAGTCGACCATGCTCGGCATGATCGCGCGCCACGCACAGGCCGATGTGAATGTGATCGCGCTGCTCGGTGAGCGCGGTCGTGAAGTGCGCGAGTTCCTCGAGAACTCGCTGGGCGAAGAAGGGCTCGCCCGGTCGGTGGTGATCGTGGCGACCGGTGACCAGGCCGCCCTCGTGCGCGCCCGCGGCGCGCTCGTGGCGACGGCGATCGCCGAGTACTTCCGCGACCAGGGCAAGCAGGTGCTGCTCATGGTGGACTCGGTCACGCGTGTCGCGATGGCGTGGCGCGAGATCGGCCTCGCCACCGGCGAGCCGCCCACCACCAAGGGCTATCCGCCCTCGGTGTTCGCCAACCTGCCGCGCCTCCTCGAGCGCGCCGGCAACGGCGAGCGGGGTGGTATCACCGGCATCTACACCGTCCTCGTGGACGGCGACGATTTCAACGAGCCGGTGGCCGACGCCACCCGCTCGATCCTGGATGGCCACATCGTGCTGACGCGCCGCCTCGCGGCGCAGAACCACTTCCCGGCCATCGACGTGCTCGACTCGAAGAGCCGCGTGAAGGATCACATCACGAACGAGGCGCAGCGGAAGTCGGGGAGCGCGATGCTCCGGCTCGAGGCCGCCTATCGTGAGAAGGAAGATCTCATCATGGTGGGCGCCTACCAGAAGGGGAGCGATCCCTATGTGGACGCGGCCATCACCTATCGCCACAAGGTGCTCGAGTTCCTCCAGCAGCGGCCGGATGAGATCTCGCACTATGGCGATACGTACCAGCAGCTCACGCAAATCGCCGAGCAGATCGAGCTCGCCGTGCGGAGGCGTGCCTGA
- the flgC gene encoding flagellar basal body rod protein FlgC — protein sequence MPINPTSRPALLPIPGQNVVRPMFKSLGIAASGIAAQRQRMEVIAQNIANADVVSTPEGTPYKRQDVVLQTANAQNALFNQGNPAASQMGSTGTSGVFGSPAFDVPAMTDSRQRIEVPVLPMNNSSAGPGEGQFGVVVAGIAQDEGQGHLVYEPGNPMANADGFVRYPDIDTTQETVKLLDAKRMYEANATVFQTAKAMLRAALDI from the coding sequence ATGCCGATCAACCCGACGTCGCGCCCGGCGCTCCTCCCCATCCCCGGCCAGAACGTGGTCCGGCCGATGTTCAAGTCGCTCGGCATCGCCGCGAGCGGCATCGCCGCGCAGCGCCAGCGCATGGAAGTGATCGCGCAGAACATCGCCAACGCCGACGTGGTCAGCACGCCCGAGGGCACGCCCTACAAGCGTCAGGATGTCGTGCTGCAGACCGCCAACGCGCAGAACGCGCTCTTCAATCAGGGCAATCCGGCCGCGTCGCAGATGGGCTCCACGGGCACGAGTGGTGTCTTCGGATCGCCGGCGTTCGACGTGCCGGCGATGACCGACAGCCGCCAGCGCATCGAAGTGCCGGTGCTCCCGATGAACAACAGCAGTGCCGGTCCGGGCGAGGGCCAGTTTGGCGTCGTCGTCGCCGGCATCGCGCAGGATGAAGGTCAGGGGCACCTCGTGTACGAGCCCGGCAATCCGATGGCGAACGCCGACGGCTTCGTGCGCTACCCCGACATCGACACCACGCAGGAAACCGTCAAGCTCCTCGACGCCAAGCGCATGTACGAAGCCAACGCCACGGTCTTCCAGACCGCCAAGGCGATGCTCCGCGCCGCGCTGGACATCTGA
- the fliG gene encoding flagellar motor switch protein FliG — MISLQKHNSDRYAPERLTGRQKVAIVCMAIGTEHAAKITSGLHPEEAEIVALEMAQLNNVPPTTVDAVLAEWLEVTLGVDSLNAGGVEFAKDVLEKAFGPAKAQQILKRIQGQLADSDRFGRLRRADPQQLGNTLRGEHPQTIALILAHLDPAHVAAIIREFEPTLGGDVMFRIARMEKVSPEMISLVERAIGNEADLAFSQGMSSVGGPAAVAAVLNLVSSSLEKEVLDLVAEKDPHLSDQIKNLMFVFEDLSTLDDKSLQRLLREVDVKQLALALKAASPDLKTKIMGTMSQRAVAGLKEEMEFLGPVKMRDVEAAQTDIVSKVRALEETGEIVLSAGTDDVIV, encoded by the coding sequence ATGATTTCGTTGCAGAAGCACAACTCGGATCGCTACGCGCCGGAACGCCTGACGGGCCGCCAGAAGGTGGCGATCGTCTGCATGGCGATCGGCACCGAGCACGCGGCCAAGATCACCAGCGGACTCCACCCCGAGGAGGCGGAAATCGTCGCCCTCGAGATGGCGCAGCTCAACAACGTGCCGCCCACCACGGTCGATGCCGTGCTGGCCGAATGGCTCGAGGTGACGCTCGGCGTGGACTCGCTCAACGCCGGCGGCGTGGAATTCGCCAAGGATGTGCTCGAGAAGGCGTTCGGGCCGGCCAAGGCGCAGCAGATCCTCAAGCGCATCCAGGGGCAGCTCGCCGACAGCGATCGCTTCGGCCGCCTCCGGCGCGCCGATCCGCAGCAGCTGGGCAACACGCTGCGCGGTGAGCACCCGCAGACGATCGCCCTCATCCTCGCGCACCTCGATCCGGCGCACGTGGCCGCGATCATCCGCGAGTTTGAACCGACCCTCGGCGGCGATGTGATGTTCCGCATCGCGCGCATGGAGAAGGTCTCCCCCGAAATGATCTCCCTCGTCGAGCGCGCCATCGGCAACGAGGCCGACCTCGCGTTCTCGCAGGGCATGTCGAGCGTGGGTGGCCCGGCCGCCGTGGCCGCGGTACTCAACCTGGTCAGCTCGTCGCTCGAGAAGGAAGTCCTGGACCTGGTGGCGGAGAAGGATCCGCACCTCAGCGACCAGATCAAGAACCTCATGTTCGTGTTCGAAGACCTGTCCACGCTCGACGACAAGTCGCTGCAGCGCCTGCTGCGCGAAGTGGACGTCAAGCAGCTCGCCCTCGCCCTCAAGGCCGCGAGCCCGGACCTCAAGACCAAGATCATGGGCACCATGTCGCAGCGCGCCGTGGCCGGTCTCAAGGAAGAGATGGAGTTCCTCGGGCCCGTCAAGATGCGCGACGTCGAAGCGGCGCAGACGGACATCGTCAGCAAGGTCCGCGCGCTGGAAGAGACGGGCGAGATCGTGCTGAGCGCGGGAACCGACGATGTCATCGTCTGA
- a CDS encoding flagellar assembly protein FliH has protein sequence MHATPWSLDEFAAFDVFATSSVAPAGTPAPRAMTPDALDAEMDARFAAEAARIEADAYARGRADGERAARATLDSMLANAMQALDDAVQSVQLHESRWIGNAEENVAALAVIVARHIVQREIDLEPTLVASLVQQAIEQYPVDQEISVRLHPEDLAACRGAITQDAGAARTVRWIADPSVMRGGCLAEGRERIIDGRVDTALERAYRNLAGVQAS, from the coding sequence ATGCACGCCACGCCCTGGTCCCTCGACGAGTTCGCCGCCTTCGACGTGTTCGCCACGTCGTCGGTGGCGCCGGCGGGGACGCCGGCGCCCCGCGCCATGACGCCGGACGCCCTCGATGCCGAGATGGACGCGCGCTTTGCCGCCGAGGCGGCGCGCATCGAAGCCGACGCCTACGCCCGCGGTCGCGCCGATGGCGAGCGCGCGGCGCGCGCCACGCTCGACAGCATGCTCGCCAACGCCATGCAGGCGCTCGACGATGCGGTGCAGTCGGTGCAGCTGCACGAGTCGCGCTGGATTGGCAATGCCGAAGAGAATGTCGCCGCCCTCGCGGTGATCGTGGCGCGCCACATCGTGCAGCGCGAGATCGATCTCGAGCCTACGCTCGTGGCGTCGCTCGTGCAGCAGGCGATTGAGCAGTACCCGGTGGACCAGGAGATCTCGGTGCGGTTGCACCCGGAAGATCTCGCGGCCTGCCGTGGCGCGATCACGCAGGATGCGGGCGCCGCCCGGACCGTGCGGTGGATCGCCGATCCCTCCGTCATGCGCGGTGGCTGCCTCGCCGAAGGGCGCGAGCGCATCATCGACGGTCGCGTGGATACGGCGCTCGAGCGCGCGTATCGGAACCTCGCTGGCGTGCAGGCGTCGTGA
- the fliE gene encoding flagellar hook-basal body complex protein FliE, whose translation MQTRLDLLTRALPDFQRDSAVSKQVPVIAEGEGSFGNTLTKALNEISDTRDKASDLTQRFAAGENVELHQVMAATEEAGIALDMLIELRNKAVEAYRSVIAMQS comes from the coding sequence ATGCAGACTCGTCTCGACCTCCTGACCCGGGCCCTTCCCGACTTCCAGCGCGACAGCGCGGTGTCGAAGCAGGTGCCGGTCATTGCTGAAGGCGAAGGTTCGTTCGGCAACACGCTCACCAAGGCGTTGAACGAAATCTCCGATACGCGCGACAAGGCGTCCGATCTGACGCAGCGCTTCGCCGCCGGCGAAAACGTCGAACTCCACCAGGTGATGGCCGCGACGGAAGAAGCGGGCATCGCGCTGGATATGCTGATCGAGCTCCGGAACAAGGCCGTTGAGGCCTACCGCAGCGTCATCGCCATGCAGTCCTGA
- the fliJ gene encoding flagellar export protein FliJ, which translates to MFKFRLQRILELREQKEKAQARELASAQHTAELAAQTQEMIAAIREDSRQQVQAATESAPRVGHLHQFDSVLNALDARLIDATDAVVAAESTVAAAQQLLADAARDRKVLDRLKSRHADAWRADEAQKDRLSMDEIALTRFTRQHDVTSGDAAGAPPSDGPAR; encoded by the coding sequence ATGTTCAAGTTCCGGCTGCAGCGCATCCTGGAACTCCGGGAGCAGAAGGAGAAGGCGCAGGCGCGTGAACTCGCGTCGGCGCAGCACACCGCGGAACTGGCCGCGCAGACGCAGGAGATGATCGCGGCGATCCGCGAGGACTCCCGTCAGCAGGTGCAGGCAGCGACCGAGTCGGCGCCGCGGGTTGGCCACCTGCATCAGTTCGACTCGGTGCTGAACGCGCTCGATGCGCGCCTCATCGATGCGACCGACGCCGTGGTGGCCGCGGAATCCACGGTGGCCGCGGCGCAGCAGCTCCTCGCCGACGCCGCGCGCGACCGCAAGGTGCTGGATCGCCTGAAGAGCCGTCACGCCGATGCCTGGCGTGCCGACGAAGCCCAGAAGGATCGCCTCTCGATGGACGAGATCGCGCTGACCCGCTTTACCCGCCAACACGACGTCACCTCTGGCGATGCTGCCGGGGCGCCCCCCTCTGACGGACCCGCTCGATGA
- the flgL gene encoding flagellar hook-associated protein FlgL: MRVTNSIITRNSQYRLQSGLAGVDRLREDISSGLRIRKMSDDPTSASEVVRVGSSMRAITQFRRNINIGVSRATAEENVLNSLGNTLSRGAELGIQAASATANTQSRLIIKKEIDQLLDQAAQLGNTRFGDEYLFGGTRSGEAPFVTPPPASPTSFSALTLSGNPVNPSGNPTLEIGDNKFVTPNHNGTQVFLDTDALAAMRALSDALGADDTAAIRAATDRITAANSNVQALVGTQGARINEMEDAKTRLDQMENDLLAYRSDLRDTEIDKAMVDLVGKQTLYQAAMGATSRILGLSLANYI; this comes from the coding sequence ATGCGCGTCACCAACTCGATCATCACGCGGAACTCGCAGTATCGCCTGCAGTCGGGGCTCGCGGGTGTGGATCGGCTACGCGAAGACATCTCGTCCGGTCTCCGCATTCGCAAGATGTCGGATGATCCGACGAGTGCGAGTGAAGTCGTACGCGTGGGCAGCTCCATGCGCGCAATCACGCAGTTCCGGCGCAACATCAACATCGGGGTCTCCCGCGCGACGGCTGAGGAGAACGTCCTCAACTCGCTGGGCAACACGCTGAGCCGCGGCGCCGAACTGGGCATTCAGGCCGCCAGCGCGACCGCCAACACGCAGTCGCGGCTGATCATCAAGAAGGAAATCGATCAGCTGCTCGATCAGGCCGCACAGCTGGGCAACACGCGCTTCGGCGACGAGTATCTCTTTGGCGGTACCCGCTCGGGCGAAGCGCCATTCGTGACGCCGCCGCCGGCGAGCCCCACGTCATTCTCGGCGCTCACGCTGAGCGGCAACCCGGTCAATCCGAGCGGCAATCCGACGCTTGAGATCGGCGACAACAAGTTCGTCACACCGAACCACAACGGCACGCAGGTCTTCCTCGACACGGACGCGCTCGCGGCCATGCGCGCGCTCTCCGATGCGCTGGGCGCCGACGACACCGCCGCGATTCGCGCCGCGACCGATCGCATCACCGCCGCCAACTCGAATGTGCAGGCGCTGGTCGGGACGCAGGGCGCGCGCATCAACGAGATGGAAGATGCGAAGACGCGTCTCGACCAGATGGAGAACGACCTGCTCGCGTATCGCTCGGATCTGCGCGACACCGAAATCGACAAGGCCATGGTGGACCTGGTCGGCAAGCAAACCCTGTATCAGGCGGCCATGGGTGCGACCTCGCGCATCCTGGGCCTCAGCCTGGCGAACTACATCTGA